Within the Desulfobacterales bacterium genome, the region CATTTCACAAAATAAAGATTTTCGCTTGGTGCATCATGCCGGATCACATCCACCTTCTTATTCAGGGTAAGAATATCATTAATTTTATTCGCTTATTTAAGGGCAGATTAACTCCCATCGCTCGTTCTATCGAAGCCGGACAGAAATTATGGCAACGCAGTTTTTTTGATCATGCCATCCGTAAAGAAGACTCTCTGCACAATGTTGCCTGCTATATTTGGGAGAATCCGATTCGCGCAAAAATTATCGACGAACCGATGCGTTACCGATGGTCTGGATCAGAAGTTTGGCCAGATTGGAAGGAGATTTACAGCAAGGGGTATACCTAAAACCTACAATTGTGGATATGGGGCAGAAACAATTTAATGGGCGAGGAGTAACCCCGCCCATTTTTTACACAAAAAAACCCGGGGTGAGATACCACCCCGGGTTTAATTTTTTTTGGCCTACTAAGTTAAGCTACAGC harbors:
- a CDS encoding transposase, with amino-acid sequence MRKKIRLPGSVYDQGRAFFITINTHRKYPWFSQYSHLCQVSVQFIKELSSFHKIKIFAWCIMPDHIHLLIQGKNIINFIRLFKGRLTPIARSIEAGQKLWQRSFFDHAIRKEDSLHNVACYIWENPIRAKIIDEPMRYRWSGSEVWPDWKEIYSKGYT